In a single window of the Drosophila albomicans strain 15112-1751.03 chromosome 3, ASM965048v2, whole genome shotgun sequence genome:
- the LOC117571859 gene encoding heat shock 70 kDa protein cognate 5 produces the protein MLRVPKFLPRLARQASYAVPSNVPAASSIFRSLPAACNGLSGLRYKSGEVKGAVIGIDLGTTNSCVAVMEGKQAKVIENAEGARTTPSHVAFTKDGERLVGMPAKRQAVTNSANTFYATKRLIGRRFDDPEVKKDITNLSYKVVKASNGDAWVSATDGKVYSPSQIGAFVLIKMKETAEAYLNTPVKNAVVTVPAYFNDSQRQATKDAGQIAGLNVLRVINEPTAAALAYGMDKTEDKIIAVYDLGGGTFDISILEIQKGVFEVKSTNGDTLLGGEDFDNAIVNFLVAEFKKDSGIDIRKDNIAMQRLKEAAEKAKCELSSSQQTDINLPYLTMDAAGPQHMNLKMTRSKLESLVGDLIKRTIQPCQKALSDAEVSKSEIGEVLLVGGMTRMPKVQSTVQDLFGRQPSRSVNPDEAVAVGAAVQGGVLAGDVTDVLLLDVTPLSLGIETLGGVFTRLISRNTTIPTKKSQVFSTASDGQTQVEIKVHQGEREMANDNKMLGSFTLVGIPPAPRGVPQIEVVFDIDANGIVHVSAKDKGTGKEQQIVIQSSGGLSKDEIENMIKKAEEYASADKKKRELIEIVNQGESIVHDTETKMEEFKSQLPAEECEKLKTEIADLRTLLANKETADPEEVRKATSALQQASLKLFEMAYKKMSAERESSGASSSSSSSGEASGETKKEEKN, from the exons atgctGCGCGTTCCCAAATTCTTACCGCGTCTTGCACGCCAGGCCAGTTATGCAGTGCCATCGAATGTGCCCGCTGCTTCTAGCATATTCCGC AGCCTGCCCGCAGCTTGCAATGGATTGTCTGGTCTTCGCTACAA ATCTGGCGAGGTTAAGGGTGCTGTCATCGGTATCGATTTGGGTACTACCAACTCCTGCGTGGCCGTCATGGAGGGCAAGCAGGCTAAGGTGATTGAGAATGCGGAAGGTGCACGCACAACACCTTCTCATGTGGCATTCACCAAGGACGGCGAACGTTTGGTTGGCATGCCGGCAAAGCGTCAGGCTGTCACCAATTCGGCCAACACTTTCTATGCCACAAAGCGTTTGATTGGTCGCCGCTTCGATGATCCCGAGGTGAAGAAAGATATCACAAACCTGTCATACAAAGTGGTGAAGGCGTCCAACGGTGATGCCTGGGTTTCGGCCACAGATGGCAAAGTCTACTCGCCATCGCAGATCGGTGCCTTTGTGCTCATCAAAATGAAGGAGACCGCTGAGGCTTACTTGAACACTCCTGTCAAGAATGCTGTGGTTACTGTTCCCGCTTACTTCAACGATTCGCAACGTCAGGCTACCAAGGATGCTGGTCAAATTGCTGGCCTGAATGTGCTGCGTGTAATCAACGAGCCCACAGCCGCTGCTCTGGCCTACGGCATGGACAAGACTGAGGATAAAAt CATTGCTGTCTACGATTTGGGTGGCGGTACTTTTGATATTTCCATTCTGGAGATCCAGAAGGGCGTCTTCGAGGTAAAGTCCACCAATGGTGACACTTTGCTGGGAGGTGAGGATTTCGACAATGCTATTGTCAACTTCTTGGTGGCTGAATTCAAGAAGGACAGCGGTATTGATATCCGCAAGGATAACATTGCCATGCAGCGTCTCAAGGAGGCCGCTGAGAAGGCCAAGTGCGAGTTGTCTTCCTCTCAACAGACCGACATCAATCTGCCCTATCTGACCATGGATGCCGCTGGTCCTCAGCACATGAATTTAAAGATGACACGCTCCAAGCTGGAAAGTCTTGTGGGTGACCTCATCAAGCGCACAATTCAGCCCTGCCAGAAGGCTCTGTCTGATGCCGAGGTGTCCAAGTCAGAGATCGGAGAGGTGCTGCTGGTCGGTGGTATGACTCGTATGCCCAAGGTGCAGTCCACAGTGCAAGATCTGTTCGGTCGCCAACCATCGCGTTCGGTTAATCCTGATGAGGCTGTGGCTGTCGGCGCTGCCGTGCAGGGTGGTGTGCTGGCTGGTGATGTTACCGATGTGCTTCTGCTCGATGTCACTCCCCTGTCGCTGGGTATTGAGACCTTGGGTGGCGTGTTCACCCGTTTGATTTCCCGCAACACCACAATTCCCACCAAGAAGTCGCAGGTCTTCTCAACGGCTAGCGATGGCCAGACCCAGGTGGAGATTAAGGTGCACCAGGGCGAGCGTGAGATGGCTAACGATAACAAAATGCTGGGCTCCTTCACATTGGTCGGAATTCCACCAGCACCTCGCGGTGTTCCCCAAATCGAGGTTGTTTTCGACATTGATGCCAACGGTATTGTGCACGTGTCGGCCAAGGATAAGGGCACTGGCAAGGAGCAACAGATTGTGATTCAGTCCAGCGGTGGTCTGAGCAAGGATGAAATCGAAAACATGATCAAGAAGGCCGAGGAATACGCCAGTGCTGATAAGAAGAAGCGAGAACTGATTGAAATTGTTAACCAGGGCGAGAGCATTGTGCACGACACTGAAACCAAAATGGAGGAATTCAAGAGCCAGCTGCCCGCCGAAGAG TGCGAGAAACTGAAAACCGAAATTGCTGATCTGCGCACTCTGCTGGCCAACAAGGAGACAGCTGATCCAGAGGAGGTCAGGAAAGCCACTTCTGCGCTGCAGCAGGCTTCATTGAAGCTCTTCGAGATGGCCTACAAGAAG ATGTCTGCTGAACGTGAGAGCTCTGGCGCTAgctcaagcagcagcagttcagGCGAAGCTTCTGGTGAGACCAAGAAGGAGGAGAAAAACTAA
- the LOC117566496 gene encoding ATP-dependent translocase ABCB1-like isoform X2, whose amino-acid sequence MYIWVILCEPKKSKKKSKKNAEQETEDDGKPKEDIKPVSFVKMFRYATTKDRILYFIGFLGAIATGLTTPANSLIFGDLTNDMINLSGLQEQGTRYTRDDDNSNALLDAVQKFSLNNTYIAIVMLVCSYISVTCFNYAAHSQIMSIRSKFFKSVLHQDMSWYDFHQSGEVASRMNEDLSKMEDGLGEKVVIFIHFFVAFVGSLILAFIKGWQLTLVCLTSLPMTFIAMGFVAVATSKLAKQEVSIYASAAVVAEEALSGVRTVKAFEGEAKEVSAYKSKVVAAKLLNIKRNMFSGIGFGLLWFFIYASYALAFWYGVDLVIKGRHEPYFANYDPGTMITVFFSVMMGSMSIGMGSPYIEAFGIAKGACAKVFHIIEQEPTINPLEPRGKRLNEPLTKIEFRDVEFQYPTRKEIPILQKLNLTIHRGETVALVGPSGCGKSTCIQLLQRYYDPQGGDLFFNGHNIKDININWLRSRIGVVGQEPVLFGQSIYENIRYGREDATREDIEAAAAAANAAVFIKKLPKGYDTLVGERGAQLSGGQKQRIAIARALIRDPEILLLDEATSALDTASEAKVQAALEKVSKGRTTIIVAHRLSTVRRADKIVVINSGQIVESGTHQELMMLKNHYFNLVTTQMGDDDGSVLSPTGDIYKNFDIKDEDDQEIKILHEEEEEEKETTNKKKKKEKEPSPIRRAMGLNKPEWVQITIACISSIIMGFAMPVFAQLFGSIIQVMQSPDDDYVRENTNMYSLYFVIAGIVVGIATFMQIYLFGVAGECLTERLRGLLFEAMLKQEVAWFDDRANGTGSLCARLSGDAAAVQGATGQRIGSIIQSVATIVLGIALAMYYEWSLGLVAIAFMPFILVSFYLQDKLMEQENMGNAKILQDTTKLAVEVVSNIRTVVSLGREDMFHRNYVVMLTPAVEKSKRNTHFRGVVYGLARSIMFFAYTACMYYGGWRVVNRGMLFGDVFKVSEALIMGTASIASALAFAPNMQKGVTAAKSILKFLDRKPLIADKPGVSMKPWHSNGNVLFDKAEFSYPTRREIQVLKGLILAVRNGQKVALVGPSGCGKSTCIQLLQRFYDVDAGSVQIDEHDLRELSISNLRMQLGIVSQEPILFDRTIRDNIAYGDNSRIVTDQEVIESAKKSNIHQFIAALPLGYETRMGEKGTQLSGGQKQRIAIARALIRNPKILLLDEATSALDAESEKIVQEALDAAAEGRTTISIAHRLSTVIDSDIIYVFENGVVCESGTHKDLLQNRGLYYTLYKLQTGAA is encoded by the exons atgtatatatgggtaattctctg tGAACCGAAAAAGTCGAAAAAGAAGTCCAAGAAGAACGCTGAGCAGGAGACTGAAGACGATGGCAAACCCAAAGAAGACATTAAGCCAGTTAGTTTCGTGAAGATGTTTCGATATGCCACAACGAAAGAtcgtatactttattttataggCTTTCTCGGTGCTATTGCCACCGGTTTAACGACGCCAGCAAACAGTTTGATCTTTGGTGATCTCACAAAT GATATGATTAACTTGAGTGGTCTTCAAGAGCAAGGTACCAGATATACGAGAGACGATGACAATTCCAATGCCTTACTCGATGCCGTGCAGAAATTCTCGTTAAACAACACGTATATTGCCATTGTGATGCTTGTTTGCAGTTACATCTCCGTCACGTGCTTCAATTATGCTGCCCACTCTCAAATTATGTCCATTCGATCCAAGTTCTTCAAGTCTGTGCTGCATCAGGATATGAGCTGGTATGATTTTCATCAGAGCGGAGAAGTCGCCAGTCGCATGAACGA AGATCTGTCAAAGATGGAAGATGGTTTGGGTGAAAAAGTTGTGATCTTCATACATTTCTTTGTCGCATTCGTTGGTTCCCTCATTTTGGCCTTTATCAAAGGCTGGCAATTGACATTGGTTTGTTTGACCAGTCTGCCAATGACATTCATTGCTATGGGCTTTGTGGCCGTTGCCACATCCAAACTGGCCAAGCAGGAGGTGAGCATTTATGCTAGTGCCGCTGTCGTCGCCGAAGAGGCGCTATCCGGAGTGCGGACAGTGAAAGCATTTGAAGGCGAAGCCAAAGAGGTGTCTGCTTACAAATCAAAAGTGGTTGCAGCTAAGCTGCTGAACATTAAGCGCAACATGTTTTCGGGCATTGGCTTTGGCTTGCTCTGGTTCTTCATATATGCTTCATATGCCTTAGCCTTCTGGTACGGCGTTGACTTGGTTATTAAAGGTCGTCACGAACCCTATTTTGCCAATTATGATCCTGGCACCATGATCACTGTCTTCTTCTCTGTCATGATGGGCTCCATGAGCATAGGCATGGGCTCGCCCTATATCGAAGCATTTGGCATTGCCAAAGGTGCTTGTGCCAAGGTTTTCCACATCATCGAACAAGAGCCAACCATTAATCCGTTGGAGCCACGCGGCAAACGTTTAAACGAACCCTTGACCAAAATTGAATTCCGCGATGTTGAGTTCCAATATCCCACGCGCAAAGAAATTCCCATTCTGCAAAAGCTCAATCTGACGATTCATCGTGGCGAAACTGTCGCCTTGGTGGGACCCTCGGGTTGTGGCAAGTCCACGTGCATCCAGCTGTTGCAGCGTTACTACGATCCCCAGGGCGGAGACCTCTTCTTCAACGGCCACAACATCAAGGACATCAACATCAATTGGCTGCGCTCGCGCATCGGTGTCGTCGGACAGGAGCCCGTGCTCTTTGGCCAGTCGATCTACGAGAACATTCGCTATGGTCGTGAAGATGCTACCAGGGAAGACATCGaggcagcggctgctgctgccaatgctGCCGTCTTCATCAAGAAATTGCCCAAGGGCTACGATACGTTGGTGGGCGAACGAGGTGCTCAGTTGTCCGGCGGACAGAAGCAACGTATTGCCATTGCTCGAGCTTTGATTCGTGATCCGGAAATTCTTCTTCTCGATGAGGCTACCTCCGCTCTGGACACAGCTAGTGAGGCCAAAGTGCAGGCTGCGCTGGAGAAGGTCAGCAAGGGACGCACCACCATTATTGTGGCCCATCGTTTGTCCACTGTTCGACGTGCCGATAAGATTGTGGTCATCAACAGTGGACAAATTGTCGAATCCGGGACTCATCAGGAACTGATGATGCTGAAGAATCACTACTTCAATCTGGTGACCACACAGATGGGTGACGATGATGGCAGTGTGTTGAGTCCCACCGGAGACATCTACAAGAACTTTGACATTAAGGATGAAGACGATCAGGAGATTAAGATCTTGCatgaggaagaggaggaagaaAAGGAAACGActaataagaagaaaaagaaggagaaggaaCCATCGCCCATTAGGCGTGCGATGGGGTTGAATAAACCCGAATGGGTTCAAATCACTATTGCCTGTATCAGCTCTATCATCATGGGTTTTGCCATGCCCGTGTTTGCTCAGCTTTTCGGCAGCATCATTCAGGTGATGCAATCCCCGGATGATGATTACGTTCGCGAAAATACCAACATGTATAGCTTGTACTTTGTGATCGCTGGCATTGTTGTCGGCATCGCTACATTTATGCAGATCTATTTGTTTGGCGTTGCCGGCGAATGTCTAACTGAACGTTTGAGAGGACTGTTGTTTGAGGCAATGCTAAAACAGGAAGTTGCCTGGTTCGACGATCGTGCCAATGGCACTGGCAGTCTCTGTGCTCGCTTATCTGGAGATGCTGCAGCCGTACAGGGG GCCACAGGTCAGCGCATTGGTAGCATTATCCAATCGGTTGCCACGATTGTCTTGGGCATCGCCTTGGCCATGTACTACGAATGGAGCTTGGGTTTGGTAGCGATTGCTTTTATGCCCTTTATTCTCGTCTCGTTCTATCTGCAAGACAAATTAATGGAGCAGGAGAATATGGGCAATGCCAAGATTCTGCAGGATACAACCAAATTGGCCGTTGAAGTGGTGTCCAATATACGCACTGTCGTTTCATTGGGTCGTGAAGATATGTTCCACAGGAATTATGTTGTTATGTTAACACCTGCTGTAGAG aAATCGAAGAGGAACACTCATTTCCGAGGAGTTGTCTATGGTCTGGCCAGATCCATAATGTTCTTTGCCTATACAGCTTGCATGTACTATGGTGGTTGGCGTGTGGTCAATCGTGGCATGCTCTTTGGTGACGTCTTCAA AGTTTCCGAGGCTCTGATCATGGGCACTGCATCGATTGCCAGTGCCTTGGCCTTTGCACCAAACATGCAAAAGGGTGTTACCGCAGCTAAGTCTATTCTAAAGTTCCTTGATCGTAAACCTCTCATTGCCGACAAGCCGGGTGTCTCCATGAAACCATGGCACTCCAATGGCAATGTGCTCTTCGATAAAGCTGAGTTCAGCTATCCCACACGTCGGGAGATTCAAGTGCTCAAGGGCTTGATACTTGCGGTGCGAAATGGTCAAAAGGTAGCCTTGGTGGGTCCATCAGGTTGTGGGAAATCCACTTGTATTCAACTACTGCAGCGATTCTACGATGTGGACGCTGGTTCCGTTCAGATCGATGAACATGATCTTCGCGAGTTGTCCATATCTAATCTGCGCATGCAATTGGGAATTGTGTCACAAGAACCGATTCTTTTTGACCGCACCATTCGCGACAATATTGCGTATGGTGATAACTCTAGAATCGTGACGGATCAGGAGGTTATTGAGTCGGCAAAGAAGTCAAATATTCATCAATTCATTGCAGCCTTACCCCTG GGCTACGAAACACGCATGGGTGAGAAGGGCACACAGTTGTCCGGAGGACAGAAGCAACGTATTGCCATTGCACGTGCACTTATCCGTAATCCTAAAATCCTTCTGCTGGACGAGGCTACTTCAGCTTTGGACGCCGAAAGTGAAAAG ATCGTTCAAGAGGCCTTGGATGCTGCCGCTGAAGGACGGACCACCATTAGCATAGCCCATAGATTGTCCACAGTCATCGACTCGGATATCATCTACGTGTTCGAGAACGGTGTCGTCTGTGAGAGCGGCACCCACAAAGACCTACTTCAGAATCGTGGTCTCTACTACACACTGTACAAATTACAAACAGGCGCTGCGTAA
- the LOC117566496 gene encoding ATP-dependent translocase ABCB1-like isoform X1: protein MTGRKESKSSEPKKSKKKSKKNAEQETEDDGKPKEDIKPVSFVKMFRYATTKDRILYFIGFLGAIATGLTTPANSLIFGDLTNDMINLSGLQEQGTRYTRDDDNSNALLDAVQKFSLNNTYIAIVMLVCSYISVTCFNYAAHSQIMSIRSKFFKSVLHQDMSWYDFHQSGEVASRMNEDLSKMEDGLGEKVVIFIHFFVAFVGSLILAFIKGWQLTLVCLTSLPMTFIAMGFVAVATSKLAKQEVSIYASAAVVAEEALSGVRTVKAFEGEAKEVSAYKSKVVAAKLLNIKRNMFSGIGFGLLWFFIYASYALAFWYGVDLVIKGRHEPYFANYDPGTMITVFFSVMMGSMSIGMGSPYIEAFGIAKGACAKVFHIIEQEPTINPLEPRGKRLNEPLTKIEFRDVEFQYPTRKEIPILQKLNLTIHRGETVALVGPSGCGKSTCIQLLQRYYDPQGGDLFFNGHNIKDININWLRSRIGVVGQEPVLFGQSIYENIRYGREDATREDIEAAAAAANAAVFIKKLPKGYDTLVGERGAQLSGGQKQRIAIARALIRDPEILLLDEATSALDTASEAKVQAALEKVSKGRTTIIVAHRLSTVRRADKIVVINSGQIVESGTHQELMMLKNHYFNLVTTQMGDDDGSVLSPTGDIYKNFDIKDEDDQEIKILHEEEEEEKETTNKKKKKEKEPSPIRRAMGLNKPEWVQITIACISSIIMGFAMPVFAQLFGSIIQVMQSPDDDYVRENTNMYSLYFVIAGIVVGIATFMQIYLFGVAGECLTERLRGLLFEAMLKQEVAWFDDRANGTGSLCARLSGDAAAVQGATGQRIGSIIQSVATIVLGIALAMYYEWSLGLVAIAFMPFILVSFYLQDKLMEQENMGNAKILQDTTKLAVEVVSNIRTVVSLGREDMFHRNYVVMLTPAVEKSKRNTHFRGVVYGLARSIMFFAYTACMYYGGWRVVNRGMLFGDVFKVSEALIMGTASIASALAFAPNMQKGVTAAKSILKFLDRKPLIADKPGVSMKPWHSNGNVLFDKAEFSYPTRREIQVLKGLILAVRNGQKVALVGPSGCGKSTCIQLLQRFYDVDAGSVQIDEHDLRELSISNLRMQLGIVSQEPILFDRTIRDNIAYGDNSRIVTDQEVIESAKKSNIHQFIAALPLGYETRMGEKGTQLSGGQKQRIAIARALIRNPKILLLDEATSALDAESEKIVQEALDAAAEGRTTISIAHRLSTVIDSDIIYVFENGVVCESGTHKDLLQNRGLYYTLYKLQTGAA, encoded by the exons ATGACCGGTCGTAAGGAAAGCAAAAGCTC tGAACCGAAAAAGTCGAAAAAGAAGTCCAAGAAGAACGCTGAGCAGGAGACTGAAGACGATGGCAAACCCAAAGAAGACATTAAGCCAGTTAGTTTCGTGAAGATGTTTCGATATGCCACAACGAAAGAtcgtatactttattttataggCTTTCTCGGTGCTATTGCCACCGGTTTAACGACGCCAGCAAACAGTTTGATCTTTGGTGATCTCACAAAT GATATGATTAACTTGAGTGGTCTTCAAGAGCAAGGTACCAGATATACGAGAGACGATGACAATTCCAATGCCTTACTCGATGCCGTGCAGAAATTCTCGTTAAACAACACGTATATTGCCATTGTGATGCTTGTTTGCAGTTACATCTCCGTCACGTGCTTCAATTATGCTGCCCACTCTCAAATTATGTCCATTCGATCCAAGTTCTTCAAGTCTGTGCTGCATCAGGATATGAGCTGGTATGATTTTCATCAGAGCGGAGAAGTCGCCAGTCGCATGAACGA AGATCTGTCAAAGATGGAAGATGGTTTGGGTGAAAAAGTTGTGATCTTCATACATTTCTTTGTCGCATTCGTTGGTTCCCTCATTTTGGCCTTTATCAAAGGCTGGCAATTGACATTGGTTTGTTTGACCAGTCTGCCAATGACATTCATTGCTATGGGCTTTGTGGCCGTTGCCACATCCAAACTGGCCAAGCAGGAGGTGAGCATTTATGCTAGTGCCGCTGTCGTCGCCGAAGAGGCGCTATCCGGAGTGCGGACAGTGAAAGCATTTGAAGGCGAAGCCAAAGAGGTGTCTGCTTACAAATCAAAAGTGGTTGCAGCTAAGCTGCTGAACATTAAGCGCAACATGTTTTCGGGCATTGGCTTTGGCTTGCTCTGGTTCTTCATATATGCTTCATATGCCTTAGCCTTCTGGTACGGCGTTGACTTGGTTATTAAAGGTCGTCACGAACCCTATTTTGCCAATTATGATCCTGGCACCATGATCACTGTCTTCTTCTCTGTCATGATGGGCTCCATGAGCATAGGCATGGGCTCGCCCTATATCGAAGCATTTGGCATTGCCAAAGGTGCTTGTGCCAAGGTTTTCCACATCATCGAACAAGAGCCAACCATTAATCCGTTGGAGCCACGCGGCAAACGTTTAAACGAACCCTTGACCAAAATTGAATTCCGCGATGTTGAGTTCCAATATCCCACGCGCAAAGAAATTCCCATTCTGCAAAAGCTCAATCTGACGATTCATCGTGGCGAAACTGTCGCCTTGGTGGGACCCTCGGGTTGTGGCAAGTCCACGTGCATCCAGCTGTTGCAGCGTTACTACGATCCCCAGGGCGGAGACCTCTTCTTCAACGGCCACAACATCAAGGACATCAACATCAATTGGCTGCGCTCGCGCATCGGTGTCGTCGGACAGGAGCCCGTGCTCTTTGGCCAGTCGATCTACGAGAACATTCGCTATGGTCGTGAAGATGCTACCAGGGAAGACATCGaggcagcggctgctgctgccaatgctGCCGTCTTCATCAAGAAATTGCCCAAGGGCTACGATACGTTGGTGGGCGAACGAGGTGCTCAGTTGTCCGGCGGACAGAAGCAACGTATTGCCATTGCTCGAGCTTTGATTCGTGATCCGGAAATTCTTCTTCTCGATGAGGCTACCTCCGCTCTGGACACAGCTAGTGAGGCCAAAGTGCAGGCTGCGCTGGAGAAGGTCAGCAAGGGACGCACCACCATTATTGTGGCCCATCGTTTGTCCACTGTTCGACGTGCCGATAAGATTGTGGTCATCAACAGTGGACAAATTGTCGAATCCGGGACTCATCAGGAACTGATGATGCTGAAGAATCACTACTTCAATCTGGTGACCACACAGATGGGTGACGATGATGGCAGTGTGTTGAGTCCCACCGGAGACATCTACAAGAACTTTGACATTAAGGATGAAGACGATCAGGAGATTAAGATCTTGCatgaggaagaggaggaagaaAAGGAAACGActaataagaagaaaaagaaggagaaggaaCCATCGCCCATTAGGCGTGCGATGGGGTTGAATAAACCCGAATGGGTTCAAATCACTATTGCCTGTATCAGCTCTATCATCATGGGTTTTGCCATGCCCGTGTTTGCTCAGCTTTTCGGCAGCATCATTCAGGTGATGCAATCCCCGGATGATGATTACGTTCGCGAAAATACCAACATGTATAGCTTGTACTTTGTGATCGCTGGCATTGTTGTCGGCATCGCTACATTTATGCAGATCTATTTGTTTGGCGTTGCCGGCGAATGTCTAACTGAACGTTTGAGAGGACTGTTGTTTGAGGCAATGCTAAAACAGGAAGTTGCCTGGTTCGACGATCGTGCCAATGGCACTGGCAGTCTCTGTGCTCGCTTATCTGGAGATGCTGCAGCCGTACAGGGG GCCACAGGTCAGCGCATTGGTAGCATTATCCAATCGGTTGCCACGATTGTCTTGGGCATCGCCTTGGCCATGTACTACGAATGGAGCTTGGGTTTGGTAGCGATTGCTTTTATGCCCTTTATTCTCGTCTCGTTCTATCTGCAAGACAAATTAATGGAGCAGGAGAATATGGGCAATGCCAAGATTCTGCAGGATACAACCAAATTGGCCGTTGAAGTGGTGTCCAATATACGCACTGTCGTTTCATTGGGTCGTGAAGATATGTTCCACAGGAATTATGTTGTTATGTTAACACCTGCTGTAGAG aAATCGAAGAGGAACACTCATTTCCGAGGAGTTGTCTATGGTCTGGCCAGATCCATAATGTTCTTTGCCTATACAGCTTGCATGTACTATGGTGGTTGGCGTGTGGTCAATCGTGGCATGCTCTTTGGTGACGTCTTCAA AGTTTCCGAGGCTCTGATCATGGGCACTGCATCGATTGCCAGTGCCTTGGCCTTTGCACCAAACATGCAAAAGGGTGTTACCGCAGCTAAGTCTATTCTAAAGTTCCTTGATCGTAAACCTCTCATTGCCGACAAGCCGGGTGTCTCCATGAAACCATGGCACTCCAATGGCAATGTGCTCTTCGATAAAGCTGAGTTCAGCTATCCCACACGTCGGGAGATTCAAGTGCTCAAGGGCTTGATACTTGCGGTGCGAAATGGTCAAAAGGTAGCCTTGGTGGGTCCATCAGGTTGTGGGAAATCCACTTGTATTCAACTACTGCAGCGATTCTACGATGTGGACGCTGGTTCCGTTCAGATCGATGAACATGATCTTCGCGAGTTGTCCATATCTAATCTGCGCATGCAATTGGGAATTGTGTCACAAGAACCGATTCTTTTTGACCGCACCATTCGCGACAATATTGCGTATGGTGATAACTCTAGAATCGTGACGGATCAGGAGGTTATTGAGTCGGCAAAGAAGTCAAATATTCATCAATTCATTGCAGCCTTACCCCTG GGCTACGAAACACGCATGGGTGAGAAGGGCACACAGTTGTCCGGAGGACAGAAGCAACGTATTGCCATTGCACGTGCACTTATCCGTAATCCTAAAATCCTTCTGCTGGACGAGGCTACTTCAGCTTTGGACGCCGAAAGTGAAAAG ATCGTTCAAGAGGCCTTGGATGCTGCCGCTGAAGGACGGACCACCATTAGCATAGCCCATAGATTGTCCACAGTCATCGACTCGGATATCATCTACGTGTTCGAGAACGGTGTCGTCTGTGAGAGCGGCACCCACAAAGACCTACTTCAGAATCGTGGTCTCTACTACACACTGTACAAATTACAAACAGGCGCTGCGTAA